The Gemmatimonadaceae bacterium genome window below encodes:
- a CDS encoding roadblock/LC7 domain-containing protein produces MPIGAATWSFTEDDFGAITITLQRFLYDAKARCALLVDRSGQLVATVGEPPHFDATAFATLTAADFSANDQLARLIGESDFNVLFHQGERESMYLADIARRVILVVLFDNRTTLGLVRLRMKSAVDELSKIFEAVFARGESASSTPPGFLAGAEDEIDRLFQ; encoded by the coding sequence ATGCCCATTGGCGCTGCCACCTGGTCGTTCACCGAGGATGACTTCGGGGCCATTACGATCACCCTGCAGCGGTTTCTGTACGACGCCAAGGCGCGCTGTGCGCTGCTCGTCGATCGCAGTGGGCAGCTCGTGGCCACCGTCGGCGAGCCGCCGCACTTCGATGCGACGGCGTTCGCCACGCTCACGGCGGCCGACTTCAGCGCGAATGATCAGCTCGCGCGCCTGATCGGCGAGAGCGACTTCAACGTGCTGTTTCACCAGGGTGAACGCGAATCGATGTACCTGGCCGACATCGCGCGCCGGGTCATCCTCGTGGTGCTGTTCGACAACCGCACCACGCTCGGGCTCGTGCGACTGCGCATGAAGTCCGCCGTGGACGAGCTCTCGAAGATTTTCGAGGCCGTCTTCGCGCGGGGCGAAAGCGCGTCGTCGACGCCGCCCGGATTCCTCGCCGGTGCCGAGGACGAGATCGACCGGCTCTTTCAGTAA
- the recR gene encoding recombination mediator RecR — translation MSAIDDLTSELARLPGIGRKTALRLTYHLLRQPAGQSRRLAEALVQLTERVRPCDRCHNLTEAPLCALCADPRRDAAIICVVEEASDIASIERAGEYRGLYHVLGGRLSPLDGVGPDDLTIGGLLSRIGPEGVQEVILATNPSLEGEATALYVQRQLVSHGVRVTRIARGLPVGGDLEYADGVTIAQALAARRDMP, via the coding sequence GTGTCGGCCATCGACGATCTCACCAGCGAGCTGGCGCGTCTCCCCGGGATCGGGCGGAAGACGGCGCTGCGGCTGACCTATCATCTCCTCCGGCAACCGGCCGGGCAGAGCCGGCGGCTGGCGGAGGCGCTGGTGCAGCTTACCGAGCGCGTGCGCCCCTGCGACCGCTGCCACAACCTCACCGAAGCCCCGCTGTGCGCGCTGTGCGCTGACCCCCGGCGTGATGCCGCCATCATCTGCGTGGTGGAGGAGGCCAGCGATATCGCCTCCATCGAGCGGGCCGGCGAATATCGCGGGCTCTACCACGTCCTTGGGGGGCGCCTGTCGCCGCTGGATGGCGTGGGGCCCGACGATCTCACCATCGGGGGGCTCCTGTCCCGGATCGGCCCCGAGGGGGTGCAGGAGGTCATCCTGGCCACCAATCCCTCGCTCGAGGGGGAGGCGACGGCGCTGTATGTACAGCGACAGCTCGTCTCGCATGGGGTACGGGTCACCCGCATCGCGCGCGGCCTGCCGGTCGGTGGGGACCTCGAGTATGCCGACGGGGTTACGATCGCCCAGGCGCTCGCCGCACGGCGGGATATGCCGTAA
- a CDS encoding YbaB/EbfC family nucleoid-associated protein, with protein sequence MDLFKMMGQVKDMQARMQSMQEEMGNRTFSALAGGGMVVAEVDGKMQLKRIKLEPSVVNANDIEMLEDLIVVAVAEAQKKAAEAMQMELQKVTGGIDLPFKLPF encoded by the coding sequence ATGGACTTATTCAAGATGATGGGCCAAGTGAAGGACATGCAGGCCCGCATGCAGTCGATGCAGGAAGAGATGGGCAACCGCACGTTCTCCGCACTTGCCGGCGGCGGCATGGTCGTCGCCGAAGTGGATGGGAAGATGCAGCTCAAGCGCATCAAGCTCGAACCGTCGGTCGTGAATGCGAACGACATCGAGATGCTCGAAGATCTGATCGTGGTCGCGGTGGCCGAAGCGCAGAAGAAGGCGGCCGAAGCGATGCAGATGGAGCTGCAGAAGGTCACCGGCGGCATCGATCTGCCGTTCAAGCTGCCGTTCTGA